A window from Flavobacterium sp. 83 encodes these proteins:
- a CDS encoding endonuclease/exonuclease/phosphatase family protein translates to MKNLSWFNKIMFLLNIVLTIVTFIAYVFPFLAPKSFPLLSVLTLFMPFFFILNGLFFIYWALQFKKRMFISGLVLLIGITFINKFYKFSATDFPVEEKDFTVMSYNVRLFNVFKWIDRDDIPSEILSFINDKNPDILCIQEYSSSADIDLKVYPHRYIFTDGNQIKTGQAIFSKFPIIDQGNIVFPNSTNNIVYADIKKGKDIIRVYNMHLQSLKISPDVHEIDENIESINQDKSQMMLKRVSVAFKEQQQQAEIFKEHKKDCKYPIIICGDMNNSAFSYVYRSIKGKLKDSFEEAGKGFGATYKFRYYPARIDYIFVDEKIRVKKFESFPEFINSDHFPVMARLSFE, encoded by the coding sequence ATGAAAAATCTTTCATGGTTCAATAAAATAATGTTTCTTTTAAATATAGTGCTTACTATAGTGACATTCATTGCTTATGTTTTTCCTTTTTTAGCTCCAAAATCTTTTCCCCTTTTATCTGTATTGACTCTTTTTATGCCTTTCTTTTTTATTTTGAATGGATTGTTTTTTATTTATTGGGCACTACAATTTAAGAAAAGAATGTTTATATCAGGATTAGTTCTTTTGATAGGAATTACTTTTATTAACAAATTCTATAAATTTTCTGCTACAGATTTTCCTGTCGAAGAGAAAGATTTTACTGTAATGAGCTATAATGTGCGCCTGTTTAATGTTTTTAAATGGATTGATAGAGATGATATTCCATCCGAAATTTTGTCTTTTATAAATGATAAAAATCCTGATATTCTATGTATTCAGGAATATTCATCTTCTGCTGATATAGATTTAAAAGTATATCCACATCGATATATATTTACAGACGGAAATCAAATTAAAACCGGACAAGCCATTTTTTCTAAATTTCCAATTATCGATCAGGGTAATATTGTTTTTCCTAACTCAACCAATAACATAGTTTATGCGGATATTAAAAAAGGAAAAGACATTATCAGAGTTTACAATATGCATTTACAATCCTTGAAAATATCTCCTGATGTACATGAAATTGATGAAAATATTGAATCGATTAATCAAGATAAATCACAAATGATGCTTAAACGAGTGAGTGTTGCGTTTAAAGAGCAACAGCAACAGGCTGAAATTTTTAAAGAACACAAAAAGGATTGTAAGTACCCTATTATTATTTGTGGCGACATGAATAATAGTGCTTTTTCCTATGTATACCGCAGTATAAAAGGGAAACTGAAAGATAGTTTTGAAGAAGCTGGAAAAGGTTTTGGGGCCACTTATAAATTCAGGTATTATCCTGCCCGTATCGATTATATTTTTGTTGATGAGAAAATAAGGGTCAAGAAATTTGAGAGTTTTCCTGAATTTATTAACTCGGATCATTTTCCTGTAATGGCCAGGTTATCTTTTGAATAA
- a CDS encoding tetratricopeptide repeat protein has product MATYSKRGYKAPKEKEVTEGVEEVVIDEKDSTTAGVFSTLDETASKTEDWVARNQKVIIGLVAGVALFTVGYLAYQKFIATPKQDEAANEMFVAQQNFQKATDGVASDSLYKLSLNGSEGKFGFLKIADEYSGTDAGNLANYYAGIAYLNTGKYAEAIEYLGKFKSEDIVLGALAKGAIGDAYSQKNQPKEALENYVKAAETNKNDFTTPRFLLKAGKIALALGNKEDALKYFTDIKENFDATPEAASIDVLIGLAQ; this is encoded by the coding sequence ATGGCTACTTATAGTAAAAGAGGATATAAAGCACCAAAAGAAAAGGAAGTAACAGAAGGAGTTGAAGAGGTAGTAATTGATGAAAAAGACAGCACAACAGCGGGTGTTTTTTCAACTTTAGATGAAACAGCTTCGAAAACTGAGGATTGGGTTGCCAGAAATCAAAAAGTCATAATCGGATTAGTTGCAGGTGTTGCATTGTTCACTGTTGGTTATTTAGCGTATCAAAAATTTATAGCTACACCAAAACAAGATGAAGCCGCTAACGAAATGTTTGTTGCACAACAAAATTTTCAAAAAGCGACTGATGGAGTAGCAAGTGATTCATTATATAAATTGTCTTTGAATGGTTCAGAAGGCAAGTTCGGATTTTTGAAAATTGCGGATGAGTATTCGGGTACTGATGCAGGAAATTTAGCTAACTATTATGCTGGTATTGCTTATTTGAATACAGGAAAGTATGCGGAAGCAATTGAATATTTAGGTAAATTCAAATCTGAAGATATTGTATTAGGTGCTTTGGCAAAAGGAGCGATTGGAGATGCTTATTCTCAAAAAAATCAACCAAAAGAAGCTTTGGAAAATTATGTAAAAGCTGCTGAGACTAATAAGAATGATTTCACTACACCTCGTTTCTTGTTAAAAGCAGGAAAGATTGCTTTGGCATTAGGAAATAAAGAGGATGCTTTAAAATATTTTACAGATATAAAAGAAAATTTTGATGCAACTCCAGAAGCGGCTTCAATTGACGTTTTGATTGGATTAGCGCAATAG
- a CDS encoding rhomboid family intramembrane serine protease, whose product MRNVTETVKQLIIINILFFVGTLALGDPAYKILSMYFPENPNFQVWQPISHMFMHGGFMHIFFNMFALYSFGSALESIWGSKKFLFFYISCGLGAALLHTGINYYYYQDGMNTLMGQGFSKMEILAVLNGKGNDQIVPILNSPGFQNFVSAYFGTVVGASGAIYGVIVAFAFMFPNAELALMFIPVPIKAKYFVPGLVLVDLYLGVSGKSIFGGGGGIAHFAHVGGALFGFLIMWYWKKNQFNKNRWN is encoded by the coding sequence ATGAGAAACGTAACAGAAACGGTTAAGCAATTAATCATTATTAATATTTTATTTTTTGTCGGAACACTTGCTTTAGGAGATCCAGCTTATAAAATACTTTCAATGTATTTTCCTGAAAATCCAAATTTTCAGGTTTGGCAGCCTATTTCACACATGTTTATGCACGGTGGATTTATGCATATTTTCTTCAATATGTTTGCCTTATATTCTTTTGGATCAGCATTGGAAAGCATTTGGGGAAGTAAAAAATTTCTCTTTTTCTACATTTCATGTGGTTTAGGTGCAGCATTGCTTCATACTGGAATTAACTATTATTATTATCAAGATGGGATGAATACTTTAATGGGGCAAGGGTTTTCAAAGATGGAGATTTTAGCGGTTTTGAATGGAAAAGGAAATGACCAAATAGTTCCAATTTTAAATAGTCCTGGTTTTCAAAATTTTGTAAGTGCTTATTTCGGTACAGTCGTTGGGGCTTCAGGTGCTATATATGGGGTGATTGTTGCTTTTGCTTTTATGTTTCCCAATGCTGAATTGGCTTTGATGTTTATTCCAGTGCCAATTAAAGCAAAGTATTTTGTGCCGGGTTTAGTTTTAGTAGACTTGTATTTAGGAGTTTCTGGCAAATCTATTTTTGGCGGTGGAGGAGGAATTGCCCATTTTGCTCACGTCGGAGGAGCTTTATTTGGCTTTTTAATTATGTGGTATTGGAAGAAAAATCAGTTTAATAAAAATCGCTGGAATTAA
- the lepB gene encoding signal peptidase I — protein sequence MTLNQWFLFFLIIQVVHFLGTWKLYESAGRKKWEAVIPVYNAIVLMKIINRPTWWTVLLFIPIINLIMFPVIWVETLRSFGKKSYLDTFLGIITFGFYIYYINYTQKLDYKSQRSLHPENKTADTISSLLFAIIVATLVHTYLIQPYTIPSASLEKSLLIGDFLFVSKFNYGARVPITTVAAPMVLDTLPILNIKSYLSKPQLPYLRLPGYEKIKNNDIVVFNWPADTLFNMYIPADKRYDKPIDKRTNYVKRCVGIPGDSLEIKNGIVFINGKELILPERAKPQYSYKAVYDGKTPIDFEYLLKDLNATDGAGFINETRDTLIINALTFAGAKRLKNVPGIISVTRVIHKGPEDGIFPDFHDRKPSVTNNWSNDNFGPIYIPKQGKTVNLDLKSLPFYKKIISEYEGNTLKVVANIIYINNKKTTTYTFKQNYYWMMGDNRHNSLDARYFGYTPEDHIVGKPIFIWMSWDTNGKGLNKIRWDRVFTTVNGEGQPQSYFKLFLLGLAAFFVGEYFLKKRKEKNN from the coding sequence ATGACACTAAATCAGTGGTTTCTTTTTTTTCTAATCATTCAGGTCGTTCACTTTTTAGGGACTTGGAAACTATACGAAAGCGCAGGTAGAAAAAAATGGGAAGCAGTCATTCCAGTTTATAATGCTATAGTTTTAATGAAAATAATAAACCGTCCCACTTGGTGGACGGTTTTGCTATTTATCCCCATAATTAACCTTATTATGTTTCCTGTAATTTGGGTTGAAACACTGAGAAGTTTTGGGAAAAAATCTTATTTAGATACTTTTTTAGGAATAATAACTTTTGGGTTCTATATCTATTATATCAACTACACTCAAAAGTTAGATTATAAATCTCAAAGGAGCTTACATCCTGAAAATAAAACAGCAGATACCATTAGCTCTTTACTTTTTGCAATTATTGTAGCTACTTTAGTGCACACTTATTTAATTCAGCCGTATACAATCCCATCTGCGTCTTTAGAAAAATCATTGTTAATTGGTGATTTTTTATTCGTTAGTAAATTCAATTATGGAGCAAGAGTACCAATAACAACAGTCGCTGCACCAATGGTTCTTGATACTTTACCAATTTTAAATATAAAATCATATTTATCAAAACCACAACTACCCTATTTACGACTTCCTGGCTATGAAAAAATTAAAAACAATGACATAGTCGTTTTCAATTGGCCAGCAGATACTTTGTTTAATATGTATATTCCTGCTGATAAGAGATACGATAAACCTATTGATAAAAGAACAAATTATGTAAAACGTTGTGTTGGAATTCCTGGTGACAGTCTTGAAATAAAAAACGGAATTGTTTTTATCAATGGAAAAGAATTAATTTTGCCAGAAAGAGCAAAACCACAATATTCCTATAAAGCAGTTTATGATGGTAAAACACCAATAGATTTTGAATACTTATTAAAGGATTTAAATGCAACTGATGGAGCTGGATTTATTAATGAGACAAGAGATACGTTAATAATAAATGCGTTAACTTTTGCCGGAGCTAAAAGATTAAAAAATGTTCCTGGAATAATCTCTGTAACTAGAGTAATACATAAAGGACCAGAAGATGGTATATTTCCCGATTTTCACGATAGAAAACCATCTGTAACAAACAATTGGTCCAATGATAATTTTGGTCCAATCTATATTCCAAAACAAGGAAAAACGGTAAATTTAGACTTAAAATCCCTTCCATTTTACAAAAAAATAATTTCGGAATACGAAGGAAATACCCTGAAAGTCGTTGCTAACATTATTTATATAAATAATAAAAAAACAACCACATATACCTTTAAACAAAATTACTATTGGATGATGGGTGACAACCGTCATAACTCATTAGATGCTCGTTATTTTGGCTATACACCCGAAGATCATATTGTAGGAAAACCTATTTTTATCTGGATGAGTTGGGATACAAACGGCAAAGGTTTAAATAAAATTCGTTGGGATAGAGTTTTCACTACCGTTAATGGCGAAGGACAACCACAATCTTATTTTAAATTATTTCTGCTCGGTTTAGCGGCATTTTTTGTTGGAGAGTATTTTTTAAAAAAAAGAAAAGAGAAAAACAATTAG
- a CDS encoding rhomboid family intramembrane serine protease encodes MNIIDDLKLQYKMGGIAIRLIFWNVLCFLVSLLFFYNFKVGAFDFPSWIALSSEPSSFIVKPWTFLTYAFLHDGFMHLFFNMMVLNFSSTLFLTFFTPKQYFGLYILSAIFAGIAFVTGYYFLNLSSAIVGASAAIMAILVATTTYHPLMNVRLLLIGNVKLWHITFVIIVIDLMQFRLENTGGHISHLSGAFFGFIFIKLLQNGVDLSKIVSRFLGFFSNLFSKSSSTPFKAVHKNYNKPAEKSTSRIITKDKAQQQIDEILDKISQSGYDSLTKEEKEFLFKAGK; translated from the coding sequence ATGAATATTATAGACGATCTGAAATTGCAATACAAAATGGGAGGAATAGCAATCAGGCTAATCTTTTGGAACGTTCTTTGTTTTTTAGTTTCATTATTGTTTTTTTATAATTTTAAGGTTGGCGCATTTGATTTTCCAAGTTGGATTGCACTTTCCTCAGAACCTTCTAGTTTTATTGTAAAACCTTGGACTTTTTTAACGTACGCTTTTCTACATGATGGTTTTATGCATTTGTTTTTTAATATGATGGTTTTAAACTTTTCAAGTACTTTGTTTTTGACATTTTTTACCCCGAAACAATATTTTGGGTTGTATATATTGAGCGCTATATTTGCTGGAATAGCATTCGTTACCGGATATTATTTTTTGAATTTAAGCTCGGCTATTGTTGGAGCTTCGGCTGCAATAATGGCTATTTTAGTTGCTACAACAACGTATCATCCTTTGATGAATGTGAGATTATTGCTAATAGGAAATGTAAAATTATGGCATATTACTTTTGTAATTATTGTGATTGATTTAATGCAGTTTCGATTAGAAAATACTGGAGGTCATATTTCGCACTTATCGGGCGCTTTTTTTGGATTTATTTTTATTAAATTGCTTCAAAATGGGGTTGATTTAAGTAAGATAGTTTCTCGTTTTTTAGGTTTTTTTAGTAATTTATTTTCAAAATCTTCTTCCACGCCTTTTAAAGCGGTACATAAAAATTATAACAAACCAGCGGAAAAAAGCACATCAAGAATAATTACTAAAGATAAAGCGCAGCAACAGATTGATGAGATTTTAGATAAAATAAGTCAATCCGGTTATGATAGTTTAACCAAAGAAGAAAAAGAATTTTTGTTCAAAGCGGGGAAGTAA
- the mutL gene encoding DNA mismatch repair endonuclease MutL: MSSIIQLLPDHVANQIAAGEVVQRPASVVKELLENAVDARATDIKLIIKDAGKALVQVIDNGLGMSVTDARLCFERHATSKIRQAEDLFSLHTKGFRGEALASIAAIAHIEMKTKQDQEELGTHIIIEGSKFVSQDVAVLPKGTSFAVKNLFFNIPARRNFLKSDTVEYRHIIDEFQRVALAHHKIHFTFYHNGSEMFNLPPSTLRQRIVNVFSGKTNEKLVPVQEETEIVTIQGFVSKPEFAKKNRGEQFFFVNDRFIKSGYLHHAVMAAYDGILKDGAQPSYFLYLSVPPNTIDINIHPTKTEIKFDDEHALYAILRASIKHSLGQFNVAPVLDFDRDSNLDTPYHYKDLEGATPTIQVDGNFNPFAEDKPSKQFLSYRKPEPTANWESLYVGLKQDTDEIGQIAFENEEVTSSLFNDEEVEHAVHKTYQIHKKYIVSSIKSGMVIVDQQRAHQRVLYEQFLVNMTVNQASSQQLLFPLNLFFSSSEMELIAELQLSLMNTGFVFEENNTDHIVISGIPVNVTESEVSLVLEQLLSDLQDGIPESSFSQNDTIAKSMAKSLAVKTGTHLTEKEQENLVNGLFACKDPNVSPFHKPTFITMRVEDLDKKFAL, from the coding sequence ATGTCGAGTATTATTCAATTACTTCCTGATCACGTTGCCAATCAAATTGCTGCTGGAGAAGTTGTTCAAAGACCCGCTTCGGTGGTTAAAGAATTGCTTGAAAATGCAGTTGATGCCAGAGCAACGGATATCAAATTAATTATTAAAGATGCAGGGAAGGCATTGGTTCAGGTGATTGATAATGGTTTAGGCATGAGCGTAACCGATGCGCGTTTGTGTTTTGAACGTCATGCCACTTCTAAAATTCGTCAAGCCGAAGATTTATTTTCTTTACATACCAAAGGATTTCGTGGAGAAGCATTAGCTTCTATTGCTGCGATAGCCCATATTGAGATGAAAACCAAACAAGATCAAGAAGAACTTGGAACGCATATTATTATTGAGGGCAGCAAATTTGTATCTCAAGATGTTGCTGTTCTTCCAAAAGGCACTTCATTTGCAGTCAAAAATTTGTTCTTTAATATTCCCGCACGACGTAATTTTCTGAAATCGGATACGGTGGAATACCGCCATATTATTGATGAGTTTCAACGAGTGGCTTTGGCTCATCACAAAATACATTTTACATTTTATCACAACGGCAGTGAAATGTTTAATTTGCCGCCTTCCACTTTGCGACAAAGAATTGTAAATGTTTTTTCGGGTAAAACCAATGAGAAATTAGTGCCAGTTCAGGAAGAAACAGAAATAGTGACGATTCAAGGATTTGTAAGCAAACCAGAATTTGCTAAGAAAAATCGTGGAGAGCAGTTTTTCTTCGTGAATGATCGTTTTATAAAAAGTGGTTATTTGCATCATGCAGTAATGGCTGCATATGACGGAATTTTAAAAGATGGTGCGCAGCCCAGTTATTTTTTATATTTATCAGTTCCGCCCAATACGATTGATATTAATATTCATCCCACTAAAACGGAGATTAAGTTTGATGATGAACACGCTTTATACGCTATTTTAAGAGCTTCTATTAAACATAGTTTAGGGCAATTTAATGTAGCTCCGGTTTTGGATTTTGATAGGGATTCTAATTTAGACACACCTTATCATTACAAAGATTTAGAAGGTGCTACTCCAACTATTCAGGTTGATGGGAATTTTAACCCTTTTGCAGAAGATAAACCCAGCAAGCAATTTTTAAGTTATAGAAAACCGGAACCAACAGCTAATTGGGAAAGCCTGTATGTAGGTTTGAAGCAAGATACCGATGAAATTGGGCAAATTGCTTTTGAAAATGAAGAAGTGACTTCGTCTTTATTTAATGATGAAGAAGTGGAGCACGCGGTTCATAAAACGTATCAAATCCATAAGAAATATATTGTTTCTTCCATAAAATCAGGAATGGTTATTGTGGACCAACAGCGGGCACATCAACGCGTTTTGTACGAACAGTTTTTAGTTAATATGACGGTTAATCAAGCATCAAGCCAGCAGTTGTTATTTCCATTAAATTTGTTTTTTTCGTCTAGCGAAATGGAACTTATCGCTGAATTGCAACTTTCATTAATGAACACCGGATTTGTTTTCGAAGAAAATAATACAGACCATATCGTCATTTCAGGAATACCTGTGAATGTTACAGAAAGTGAAGTTTCATTAGTTTTGGAACAATTATTAAGTGATTTGCAGGATGGAATTCCAGAAAGTAGTTTTAGCCAAAACGATACGATTGCCAAATCGATGGCTAAAAGTTTAGCAGTGAAAACAGGAACACACCTTACAGAAAAAGAACAGGAAAACTTGGTAAACGGGCTTTTTGCTTGTAAAGACCCCAATGTATCCCCATTTCATAAACCCACTTTCATCACGATGCGTGTGGAAGATTTAGATAAAAAGTTTGCACTATGA
- a CDS encoding WbqC family protein translates to MNTLLHPTYFPSISHFAAMTQAESITFEIEDNFQKQTNRNRAYIYSPNGIQLLNIPVKHSKESHQKSKDIKIEPGFDWQKQHFKSLEAAYRSSPFFEFFEDDLRPIFEKKHVFLLDLNFESFAILTKCMRMKLEFDTTTEYFHEIDTSLISDFRFLVDGKKDPSSFETYTQVFDDKYGFINNLSILDLLFNEGKYAVDYLKKQQLPIK, encoded by the coding sequence ATGAACACATTATTACATCCTACCTATTTCCCATCTATAAGTCATTTTGCAGCCATGACCCAGGCTGAAAGTATCACATTTGAAATAGAGGATAATTTCCAAAAACAAACCAATCGCAACCGTGCTTATATCTATAGCCCAAATGGAATTCAGTTATTGAATATCCCTGTAAAGCATTCGAAAGAAAGTCATCAAAAATCAAAAGATATAAAAATAGAACCTGGTTTCGATTGGCAAAAACAACATTTCAAATCACTTGAAGCAGCATACAGAAGCTCACCCTTTTTTGAATTTTTCGAAGATGACTTACGTCCAATATTCGAAAAAAAACACGTATTCCTATTAGATTTAAATTTTGAATCTTTTGCGATTCTTACCAAATGTATGCGAATGAAATTAGAATTTGACACCACAACGGAGTACTTTCATGAAATAGATACAAGTTTAATTTCAGACTTTAGATTTTTGGTAGATGGAAAAAAGGACCCTTCTTCTTTTGAAACTTACACACAAGTTTTTGATGACAAATATGGTTTTATCAATAATTTGAGCATTTTGGATTTATTATTTAATGAGGGAAAATATGCAGTGGATTATTTGAAGAAACAACAACTTCCAATAAAATAG
- the ribH gene encoding 6,7-dimethyl-8-ribityllumazine synthase, translating into MATINKNLSDYDKNSIPNAKDFRFGIVVSEWNDSITEGLYKGAIEALLENQVPSQHIIRWNVPGSFELIYGSKKMLQTQNVDAVIAIGCVIQGQTKHFDFVCEGVTQGIKDLNVQTDIPVIFCVLTDNTMQQSIDRSGGIHGNKGTEAAIAAIKMAYIRQQASLSHQIDNQHLLYSGAIQIEEGSPLELKE; encoded by the coding sequence ATGGCTACCATAAATAAAAATTTATCTGATTACGATAAAAACTCAATCCCAAACGCGAAAGATTTTCGCTTTGGGATTGTTGTTTCAGAATGGAATGATTCCATAACTGAAGGACTTTATAAAGGCGCTATAGAAGCACTTTTGGAGAACCAAGTTCCATCTCAGCATATCATTCGCTGGAATGTTCCTGGAAGTTTTGAGCTTATTTACGGCTCTAAGAAAATGCTGCAAACGCAAAATGTAGATGCTGTTATTGCTATTGGGTGTGTAATTCAGGGTCAAACAAAACATTTTGATTTTGTATGCGAAGGAGTAACTCAAGGAATTAAAGATTTGAATGTACAAACTGATATTCCCGTTATTTTTTGTGTCCTAACGGATAATACTATGCAACAATCCATTGACAGAAGTGGAGGAATTCATGGGAATAAAGGTACTGAGGCGGCTATTGCGGCTATAAAAATGGCGTATATCCGTCAACAAGCTTCACTGTCACATCAAATAGATAATCAACATTTATTGTATTCTGGAGCAATTCAAATAGAAGAAGGTTCGCCTTTAGAGTTGAAGGAATAA
- the dapB gene encoding 4-hydroxy-tetrahydrodipicolinate reductase, giving the protein MKIALLGYGKMGQVIERIALERGHEIVLKKDEFNTYEGLSNADVAIDFSVPTAAVSNISSCFNANVPVISGTTGWLEHYDEMLALCEAKKGAFISSSNFSLGVNIFFELNEYLAKIMAKFDSYKVEMEEIHHTQKLDAPSGTAISLAKGVIENSSYTNWTLENAEPNQIHIETKRIGTVPGTHTVTYNSSVDTIEIKHTAHNREGFALGAVIAAEWIVGKQGVFTMKDVLDLDK; this is encoded by the coding sequence ATGAAAATTGCGCTTTTAGGATACGGAAAAATGGGTCAGGTAATAGAAAGAATTGCTCTCGAAAGAGGTCATGAAATCGTTTTGAAAAAAGATGAATTCAATACTTATGAAGGACTTTCAAATGCTGATGTAGCTATAGATTTTAGTGTCCCAACTGCTGCAGTCAGTAATATTTCCAGTTGTTTTAACGCTAATGTACCAGTAATCTCAGGAACTACGGGCTGGCTAGAACATTATGATGAAATGCTCGCACTTTGCGAAGCAAAAAAAGGCGCCTTTATTTCTAGTTCAAATTTTAGTTTAGGTGTAAATATTTTCTTTGAACTTAATGAATATTTAGCAAAAATAATGGCGAAATTCGACAGCTACAAAGTAGAAATGGAAGAAATTCACCACACTCAAAAACTGGATGCTCCAAGTGGAACCGCAATTTCATTAGCAAAAGGAGTTATTGAAAATAGTTCTTACACGAACTGGACATTAGAAAATGCTGAACCAAATCAAATTCATATCGAAACCAAAAGAATTGGCACTGTTCCCGGAACTCATACTGTAACTTATAATTCATCTGTAGATACTATAGAGATAAAACATACAGCACATAATCGTGAAGGTTTTGCTCTTGGAGCTGTAATTGCAGCTGAATGGATTGTGGGCAAACAAGGCGTTTTTACAATGAAAGACGTATTAGATTTAGATAAATAG
- the lepB gene encoding signal peptidase I → MTLYQWFVFFLLVQVIHFLGTWKLYEAAGRKRWEAAIPVYNAIVLMKIIGRPTWWTVLLFIPIINLIMFPVIWVETLRSFGKRTSLDTFLGIITCGFYIYYINYTQKLDYVTNRSLQPENKTADTISSLLFAIIVATLVHTYFIQPYTIPTSSLEKSLLIGDFLFVSKMNYGARVPMTTVALPMVHDSIPMTKSKSYLSWPQLPYFRLPGIQNINRTDIVVFNWPVDTVYKFFDTSKRRAYKPVDKKSNYVKRCVGIPGDSLSIKEGIVYINGKILQLPERAKPQFSYAVALDKKTPIDFESLLKELDVTDDAGFKSELRDTLFLKALTAAGAERLKNVPGVISVTRQISKGVEDGIFPHINKWNRDNFGPIYIPEKGKTVALTTETLPFYRMIISEYEKKDLKVNGGEIRINGKVVNSYTFDQNYYWMMGDNRHNSEDSRYWGYVPEDHIVGKPIFIWLSINPHGKGLNKIRWNRVFTTVSGEGQPQSYFKLFLLALIAFFIGEYFWKKRKEKKEL, encoded by the coding sequence ATGACACTATATCAATGGTTTGTATTTTTTCTTCTGGTTCAGGTAATTCACTTTTTAGGAACTTGGAAGTTATACGAAGCTGCTGGAAGAAAACGTTGGGAAGCTGCTATTCCAGTATATAATGCCATCGTATTAATGAAAATAATAGGTCGTCCCACTTGGTGGACTGTTTTACTTTTTATACCTATCATTAACCTTATAATGTTTCCCGTAATTTGGGTTGAAACTTTAAGAAGCTTTGGAAAAAGAACTTCTTTAGATACCTTTTTAGGGATTATTACGTGTGGTTTTTATATCTATTATATTAATTACACGCAAAAACTTGATTACGTAACCAACAGAAGTTTACAACCTGAAAATAAAACCGCAGACACGATCAGCTCATTGCTTTTTGCAATCATTGTAGCTACTTTAGTACATACTTATTTCATACAACCGTACACCATCCCTACCTCTTCGTTGGAAAAATCATTATTAATAGGTGACTTTTTATTTGTAAGCAAAATGAATTATGGCGCCAGAGTTCCTATGACCACAGTCGCTTTGCCTATGGTTCATGATTCAATCCCAATGACTAAAAGCAAATCGTATCTAAGTTGGCCACAATTGCCATATTTCAGATTGCCTGGTATTCAAAATATAAACAGAACAGATATAGTCGTTTTCAACTGGCCGGTCGATACCGTTTATAAGTTTTTTGACACATCAAAAAGAAGAGCATATAAACCCGTTGATAAAAAATCAAATTATGTAAAAAGATGTGTTGGTATTCCTGGCGATAGTTTGTCTATAAAGGAGGGTATAGTTTACATCAATGGTAAAATATTACAATTACCGGAAAGAGCTAAACCTCAATTTTCTTATGCAGTTGCATTGGACAAAAAAACACCAATCGATTTTGAATCTCTTTTAAAAGAATTAGATGTTACGGATGACGCAGGCTTTAAAAGTGAATTAAGAGACACTTTATTCTTGAAGGCACTTACTGCTGCAGGCGCCGAAAGATTAAAAAATGTTCCCGGGGTAATATCTGTTACCAGACAAATTTCAAAAGGTGTTGAAGATGGTATATTCCCTCATATCAACAAATGGAACCGCGATAATTTTGGTCCAATTTATATTCCAGAAAAAGGAAAAACAGTAGCATTGACTACCGAAACGCTGCCATTTTACAGAATGATTATCTCTGAATATGAGAAAAAAGATTTAAAAGTTAATGGAGGCGAAATTAGAATTAATGGTAAAGTTGTCAATAGCTATACTTTCGACCAAAATTACTATTGGATGATGGGAGACAACCGTCACAATTCTGAAGACAGCCGCTATTGGGGATACGTTCCTGAAGATCACATCGTAGGAAAACCCATTTTCATATGGTTAAGTATTAACCCTCATGGAAAAGGATTAAATAAAATTCGTTGGAATAGAGTTTTCACAACCGTTAGCGGTGAAGGCCAACCGCAATCTTATTTTAAACTATTCCTACTTGCTTTAATTGCCTTCTTTATTGGAGAATATTTTTGGAAAAAAAGAAAAGAGAAAAAGGAACTTTAA